The following are from one region of the Hydrogenophaga sp. BPS33 genome:
- a CDS encoding bifunctional aminoglycoside phosphotransferase/ATP-binding protein: MDTKLIAALRKVLSRETGQSIELIETHLSWILLAPVYAYKLKKPVRLPFVDFSSVQARKHFCEEELRLNRRFAPRLYLDVVPVRGTPKAPRLDGGNAGEPIDHVVRMRRFAQSSLLRNLLLSGGLEPVWLDGLARHLAQLHATAPVSRSSGWGSPRRIFRLAADVLAALQAKGEDPRHGALGVWLQAQDAALSSTWSARQRGGSVRECHGDLHMGNVALIDGELVPFDCIEFDPGLRWIDVMSDVAFLTMDLKAHGRADLAFRFLDAWLQCSGDYAGLAVLRFYEVYRAMVRAMTCGLSKPPPPQMPSPDYLACAVQGCAPTRDNARLMITYGLSGSGKSTLASQLLRTAQAIRIRSDVERKRLFGLAPLERSMALGLDIYTEQATLDTFDSLWHRAREALQADYPVIVDAAFLLARERRRFQTLAAELRVPFSVLHCKASPETLRHRLAARNASGADASEADVKVLERQLANRQPLETDEQAFAIEVCTEDGVDVDALVARWQAATTPT, encoded by the coding sequence ATGGACACGAAACTGATCGCAGCGCTGCGCAAGGTGTTGAGCCGGGAGACGGGGCAATCGATCGAGCTGATCGAGACCCACCTCTCGTGGATCTTGCTCGCACCTGTATACGCCTACAAGCTCAAGAAGCCGGTGCGTTTGCCGTTCGTGGACTTCAGCAGTGTCCAGGCGAGAAAACACTTCTGCGAAGAAGAGCTGCGTCTCAACCGGCGGTTCGCTCCTCGCCTCTACCTGGACGTGGTGCCCGTGCGCGGCACCCCCAAGGCTCCCAGGCTGGACGGTGGCAACGCCGGCGAGCCCATCGACCACGTGGTCCGCATGCGCAGGTTCGCCCAATCGTCGCTGCTGCGCAACCTGCTGTTGTCGGGTGGGCTGGAGCCCGTCTGGCTCGATGGCCTGGCCCGGCACCTGGCGCAGCTGCATGCCACCGCGCCGGTCTCGCGGTCATCGGGCTGGGGCAGCCCGCGGCGCATCTTCCGATTGGCCGCAGACGTGCTGGCCGCGCTGCAAGCCAAAGGCGAAGATCCTCGCCATGGCGCGCTCGGTGTCTGGCTGCAGGCGCAGGACGCGGCCTTGTCGTCGACATGGTCCGCACGCCAGCGCGGCGGATCGGTCCGCGAATGCCACGGCGATCTGCACATGGGCAATGTCGCCCTGATCGACGGCGAACTGGTGCCGTTCGACTGCATCGAGTTCGACCCGGGTTTGCGCTGGATCGACGTGATGAGCGACGTGGCCTTTCTCACCATGGATCTGAAGGCGCATGGCCGGGCGGATCTGGCGTTCCGTTTTCTGGACGCCTGGCTGCAGTGCAGCGGAGACTATGCGGGTTTGGCGGTCTTGCGGTTCTATGAGGTCTACCGGGCGATGGTCCGGGCCATGACCTGCGGCCTGAGCAAACCGCCCCCGCCGCAGATGCCCAGCCCGGATTACCTGGCGTGTGCGGTCCAAGGGTGCGCCCCGACGCGTGACAACGCGCGTCTGATGATCACCTATGGCCTGTCAGGCTCCGGAAAATCCACGCTGGCCTCCCAATTGCTGCGCACGGCGCAAGCCATCCGCATCCGCTCGGACGTGGAGCGAAAGCGCCTGTTCGGTCTCGCCCCCCTGGAGCGCTCCATGGCGCTCGGTCTGGACATCTACACAGAGCAGGCCACGCTCGACACGTTCGACAGCCTGTGGCACCGGGCGCGCGAAGCGCTGCAGGCGGATTACCCGGTGATTGTGGACGCCGCCTTTTTGCTAGCCCGCGAGCGGCGCCGGTTTCAGACGCTGGCTGCCGAACTGCGGGTGCCGTTCTCCGTGCTTCATTGCAAGGCAAGCCCTGAAACGCTGCGCCATCGCCTGGCCGCCCGCAACGCTTCTGGCGCGGACGCCTCCGAGGCGGATGTGAAGGTGCTGGAGCGCCAACTGGCCAACCGCCAGCCTCTGGAAACCGACGAACAGGCTTTCGCCATCGAGGTCTGCACCGAAGACGGGGTGGATGTGGACGCTCTCGTGGCGCGCTGGCAAGCGGCCACAACGCCCACCTGA
- a CDS encoding bifunctional acetate--CoA ligase family protein/GNAT family N-acetyltransferase, producing MTIRYIDRLLSPSSVVVVGASARPGSVGATVWRNLRSGPFNGPVYGVNPRHTELDGVPIFATLDRLPAVPDLALICTPASTVSALVGQLGQLGTRAAVIITAGLSAEDKRAALSAARPFTLRLLGPNCLGVLSPHIGLNASFAHTDALAGDVAFVSQSGALVTAVLDWTRSHGVGLSHLISLGDHLDVDFGDLLDHLASDARTRSILLYVESIESPRKFMSAARAAARNKPVIVVKAGRAGHGVKAAASHTGALAGSDKVYDAAIRRAGMLRVDTLQELFIAAETLSRFRGNSCATLSIMTNGGGAGVMAADAAAHQGVVLSEPGAALMAQLDAVLPAHWSRANPIDIIGDAPIERYTQTLSALLADESAGAVLFLHAPTAIVRSEDIARACLPLVRANTDRVMSAWLGEDAVAQARRRFQEAGVADYATPEEAVRAFAMLQTYRRNQATLMEMPSAGPTVTPDLAAVQASLDAAMAQGREWLDEQDVRALLAAYGIATVTSATVAATPQAAVEAAHRLGYPVTLKILSPDITHKSDVGGVRLGLDSDVALTDAVNAMLQAVHAARPQARIDGFTLQTMVRRPHAHELIVGASVDPVFGPVLLFGQGGTAVEVIDDTAMALPPLNRALARELVSRTRVAKLLAGYRDRPPAQLDALCDVLVAVSRMQADLPAMAELDINPLWLDEDGALALDARVRLSLAPVSGASRFAILPYPTQWVRECLWDGRKLLIRPIRPEDEMQHRRFLESLAPEDVRLRIFYSRHDLPRSELARLTQIDYDREMAFVAEAADEQGSPQTLGVARALSDPDGVEAEFAIIVRSDLKGRGLGTLLFERLIEHARHRGTCRLVGFVLHENTRMLSLARAMGLRADPGDGSDPGTVRMVLDMKDCPAAAPAARE from the coding sequence GTGACGATTCGCTACATTGATCGCCTGCTGTCACCGTCCTCTGTGGTCGTGGTGGGGGCATCCGCTCGGCCCGGCAGTGTGGGTGCGACGGTCTGGAGAAACCTGCGCAGCGGTCCGTTCAACGGGCCGGTATACGGCGTGAACCCCCGTCACACCGAACTCGACGGTGTGCCCATTTTCGCCACGCTAGATCGCTTGCCCGCCGTCCCGGATCTCGCTCTGATCTGCACCCCGGCGTCCACCGTGTCAGCGCTGGTCGGGCAACTGGGCCAACTGGGCACACGTGCGGCGGTGATCATCACGGCAGGATTGAGCGCAGAAGACAAGCGCGCGGCATTGAGCGCGGCGCGCCCCTTCACGCTGCGGCTGCTGGGACCCAACTGCCTGGGCGTGCTGAGCCCCCACATCGGTCTCAACGCCAGCTTCGCGCACACGGACGCACTGGCGGGCGACGTGGCCTTTGTGTCGCAGTCGGGTGCGCTCGTCACCGCCGTTCTGGACTGGACGCGAAGCCACGGTGTGGGACTCTCGCACCTGATCTCGCTGGGTGACCATCTTGACGTGGACTTTGGCGATCTGCTGGACCACCTCGCCAGCGATGCCCGAACACGTTCGATCCTGCTCTATGTGGAGTCGATCGAATCGCCGAGAAAGTTCATGTCCGCCGCGCGCGCGGCAGCGCGCAACAAGCCGGTGATCGTGGTCAAGGCCGGGCGCGCGGGCCATGGTGTGAAAGCGGCGGCGTCCCACACCGGCGCGCTCGCGGGCTCCGACAAGGTGTACGACGCGGCCATCCGCCGTGCCGGGATGCTGCGCGTCGATACCCTGCAGGAGCTGTTCATCGCCGCGGAAACCCTCTCGCGGTTTCGTGGCAATTCGTGCGCCACGCTCAGCATCATGACGAATGGCGGCGGGGCCGGTGTCATGGCGGCCGATGCGGCGGCCCACCAGGGTGTCGTGCTCAGCGAACCCGGCGCAGCCCTGATGGCACAGCTTGATGCCGTGTTGCCCGCCCATTGGTCGCGTGCCAATCCCATCGACATCATCGGGGACGCTCCCATCGAACGCTACACGCAGACCCTCTCTGCGCTGTTGGCCGACGAGTCGGCCGGCGCCGTGCTGTTCCTGCATGCACCTACCGCCATCGTGCGCAGCGAGGACATCGCGCGCGCCTGTCTTCCGCTGGTGCGCGCGAACACCGATCGGGTGATGAGCGCCTGGCTCGGCGAGGACGCGGTGGCCCAAGCCCGCCGGCGTTTCCAGGAGGCTGGCGTGGCCGACTACGCCACGCCCGAAGAAGCGGTGCGCGCTTTCGCGATGTTGCAGACTTACCGGCGCAATCAGGCCACGTTGATGGAAATGCCCAGCGCGGGCCCCACGGTCACACCCGACCTGGCGGCGGTACAAGCCAGCCTGGACGCGGCCATGGCCCAGGGGCGCGAATGGCTGGACGAGCAGGACGTCCGGGCATTGCTGGCGGCATACGGCATCGCCACCGTGACCTCGGCGACAGTGGCAGCCACGCCGCAGGCGGCGGTGGAGGCGGCCCATCGCCTGGGTTACCCCGTGACGCTCAAGATCCTCTCGCCCGACATCACGCACAAATCGGATGTCGGCGGTGTGCGGCTCGGGCTGGACAGCGACGTCGCCTTGACCGACGCGGTCAACGCGATGCTGCAGGCGGTGCACGCCGCCCGGCCGCAGGCGCGCATCGACGGATTCACGCTGCAGACCATGGTGCGGCGCCCCCACGCACACGAATTGATCGTCGGCGCCAGCGTGGACCCCGTGTTCGGTCCTGTGCTGCTCTTCGGCCAGGGCGGCACGGCGGTGGAGGTCATCGACGACACGGCCATGGCCCTGCCACCGCTGAACCGGGCATTGGCGCGAGAACTGGTCTCGCGCACCCGCGTGGCCAAACTGCTGGCAGGGTACCGCGACCGCCCGCCTGCGCAACTCGACGCCCTGTGCGACGTGCTGGTGGCCGTCTCCCGGATGCAGGCCGATCTGCCGGCGATGGCGGAGCTGGACATCAATCCGCTGTGGCTGGACGAAGACGGCGCGCTGGCGCTTGACGCGCGGGTGCGGCTGTCCCTGGCACCCGTGTCGGGTGCCTCGCGCTTTGCCATCCTGCCCTATCCGACACAGTGGGTGCGCGAATGCCTCTGGGACGGGCGAAAGCTGCTGATTCGCCCGATCCGGCCAGAGGACGAGATGCAGCACCGGCGCTTTCTCGAATCCCTTGCCCCGGAAGACGTGCGCCTGCGCATCTTCTATTCGCGCCACGACCTCCCGCGCAGCGAGCTCGCGCGCCTCACTCAGATCGATTACGACCGCGAGATGGCCTTCGTGGCCGAGGCCGCTGACGAACAAGGCTCGCCTCAGACACTGGGCGTGGCGCGCGCCCTGAGCGATCCGGACGGCGTGGAGGCGGAGTTCGCCATCATCGTGCGCTCCGACCTCAAAGGCCGCGGCCTGGGTACCCTCCTCTTCGAGCGGCTCATCGAACACGCAAGGCACCGGGGCACATGTCGCCTGGTTGGGTTCGTATTGCACGAGAACACCCGCATGCTCAGTCTGGCTCGCGCCATGGGCTTGCGGGCCGATCCTGGCGATGGGAGCGATCCGGGCACCGTCCGCATGGTCCTGGACATGAAGGACTGCCCTGCTGCGGCCCCCGCAGCGAGGGAGTAA
- a CDS encoding response regulator yields MKSAPHIAVLDDEVDITQLLANYLPSHGFRVSQVHDGDALIRLMEHDPADLVLLDLGLPGEDGFSIARRLRGRWQIGLIIVTGRGDAVDKVVGLEVGADDYVTKPFDLRELVARIKAVLRRLLAHPLTPPAGSSLQFAGWRLDVQARSLRNPQGTDVALTSGEFELLSAFAQHPGRVLSRDFLLEHTRGREAAPFDRTIDVQVGRLRRKLQAQQGGTEIIKSVRGAGYILVPPVAHG; encoded by the coding sequence ATGAAATCAGCCCCTCATATCGCGGTGCTCGACGATGAAGTCGACATCACACAGCTCTTGGCCAATTACCTGCCGAGCCACGGATTTCGCGTGTCGCAGGTTCATGACGGGGATGCCCTGATTCGGCTCATGGAGCACGATCCCGCCGATCTGGTGTTGCTAGACCTGGGCCTGCCCGGCGAGGACGGCTTTTCCATCGCGCGGCGCCTTCGGGGCCGCTGGCAGATCGGCCTCATCATCGTCACGGGCCGCGGCGATGCGGTCGACAAGGTCGTGGGCCTGGAAGTGGGTGCCGACGACTACGTGACCAAACCGTTTGACTTGCGCGAGCTGGTGGCACGCATCAAGGCCGTGCTGCGGCGGCTGCTCGCTCATCCGCTCACCCCGCCCGCGGGTTCCTCGCTGCAATTCGCCGGCTGGCGCCTGGACGTGCAAGCCCGCAGCCTGCGCAACCCACAGGGCACCGATGTGGCGCTCACCAGCGGCGAGTTCGAGTTGCTCAGCGCCTTCGCCCAACACCCGGGGCGCGTGTTGTCGCGCGACTTCCTGCTGGAACACACCCGAGGCCGGGAGGCAGCGCCGTTCGACCGCACGATTGACGTGCAGGTGGGACGGCTGCGAAGAAAGCTGCAGGCGCAGCAGGGTGGCACCGAGATCATCAAGTCCGTGCGCGGTGCCGGGTACATCCTGGTGCCTCCCGTCGCCCATGGCTGA